The Thermococcus sp. M39 sequence CAATTAGAGAGTAATTTGGACAAAAATCCTACATATTGTCTTTTCTTTCCCTTGTTTTGTGACAATCTTTTTGTTCAACATTTGTCATCTTGGCAAACCACATATAGGAAGGTATATCTACCTTGACTTCCTAGATTAACACAACGAATAAGATGCTCTATTCTTGTAATCAACTGTTGCTTAAAATAGCAAAATTTTGGGAGGTGCGATACCATGAAAATTGTTACAGGAATTGCGAGCACAACTCATGTCAATAGAGATGGAAATAAAATGACTGAATCTGCTTTGCTTTCTGTAGCTGAGCAAATCAATGATCATTATATCCCATTAGATATTGGACATCGAGGATTGCATATGGGAGTGGTATTGTGTGCTAAAGTCAAGGAACTAGAAGATGGTGAGTGGGGATTGTATGTTGTTGTTGGAATCTTTGAATCTGAGGATGAAAAAGAGAGACATAAATATGGGTCTCCTAACACTGTCTACAAGCAATATTTAAATTTGATCTAAATCACTGAAAGGCTCAGGAAAAACGCTTAAGATGAAAACATTACAGATTAGATTAGTGCCGTCAAGAGAGTTAAAGAATGTTATCGAGGAGTAATCTTGTAGATTTCCCTTTCTATCTCTCTAAGGTGTTTAGGAATTTATTCCTAATTAACTTCTTCTCTTCCTAATTTTTCGGTTAAATCTTGGTAACTCACCGTATTTTTTAAGATAATCATCTAAAAGAGCTTTTTGCCTCTTTTCAGCTTCATCTATGTTTTCTGTTACTTCATAACTAAAATATGACGCTCCTATTATTGGGTCAGAACCAGATGGCAGATGTGTTAAAAGTGCATCCCTGATGTTCCCCACTCCTATGTACAAAACATCTCCCTCTCTGCTTACAAGTTCGTAGACTCCATAAAGATTTACGGCCTTCTCGAATATGCCTTCTTCAGTAAATTTAAACAAGTCTTTTCCAATTGTCATTACCACCACTCCAAGATCCTGTGTGCTTTATTACTCCCTTATCTTATATAACACTATCGTGGAATTTGTAAGAGGAATTTGGGAGGCTAAAAATTAAAGATTAAATGCTTATTTTTGGATCTTTGGTTAGATTTTCTCTTAAAATTGTTCCTCTTTTAATTTGTGCTTTGTTGTTTGTGTGCTAGTGACTAAAACGGGGGTTTTCTGATTATTGAAGTTGGAATTCCACAAAAAGTATCCCTAGGAACTAAAGTGACTTTGATTAAACTTTTTAGAAAAGTTTGTGGTGCGGTGGCCGGGATTTGAACCCGGGTCGCCGGCTTGGAAGGCCGGCGTCCTAGACCAGGCTAGACTACCACCGCACAAAAAGTGGTGGGGCGAGGGGGATTTGAACCCCCGACACCCGGATCTTCAGTCCGGCGCTCTCCCAGGCTGAGCTACCGCCCCACCGTCCAAAGAATAAAGGAAAGATTCTGGCTTATAAACCTTGCGGTTTAGGAGAATGAACACTTAAGTTCACTGATGATTACCACTGGGTGCGAAAAGTTTATAAAGATCGAATATTTTAGTAACTATTGGTAACCAAAAATATAATGGGGGTGAGAGGGATGGTGAGGAGAGTGAGAAGGTGGGACATCTGGGATCCGTTTGACATAATGAGAGAGATTCAGGAAGAGATTGACAGCATTTTCAACGAGTTCTTCAGAGGTCCAAGACTATGGAGTTACAGAAGGTGGGGCGAGCCAGAGTACTTTGAGGAGAGAATCGAAGGAGTCTGGAGAGAGCCATTCGTTGACATCTTTGACAATGGTGACGAGTTCATAATCACTGCTGAGCTCCCAGGTGTGAGAAAGGAGGACATCAAGGTTAGAGTAACTGATGATACTGTTTACATTGAAGCTCAAGTGAGAAGAGAGAAGGAGCTCGAGAGAGAGGGTGCAATTAGAATCGAGCGCTATTACAGCGGCTACAGGAGAGTCATCAGACTCCCAGAGGAGGTTATCCCAGAGAAGGCAAAGGCAAAGTACAACAACGGTGTCCTTGAGATCAGGATTCCAAAGAAGCACCCAATAAAGAAAGAAGGAGAAGGATTTGAGGTTAAGGTAGAGTGAAGAACTTTCATTATTTCACTTTCTTTTTAGTTTTTAATTACGATCATCTACTCATTGAAGAAAAAAGAATTTGAGGTGATGTGAGATGGCAGATAAGAAGGAAATCAAGCTTAAGGTTGCTTCCGCTTACCAGAGGGATGTTGGTAGGGGAATTGTTAGAATTGATAGGAAGGCTATGCGTACAATTGGCGTTCAGCCAGGAGACATAGTGGAAATTATTGGAACAAAGAACACAGCGGCAGTTGTTTGGCCAGCATACCCAGAGGATGAGGGCTTAGACATCATCAGAATGGACGGTACAATCAGAAAGAACGCTGGAGTTGGACTTGGAGATGAAGTAACTGTAAGGAAGGCTGAGGTCAAAGAAGCAAAGAAAGTTGTCTTAGCTCCAACAGAGCCAATCAGATTTGGAGCAGACTTCGTTGACTGGCTACACTCAAGGCTCATTGGAAGACCAGTGGTTAGAGGAGACTATATCAAAATTGGTGTCCTTGGACAGGAGCTTACCTTTGTTGTAACAGCAACGACACCAGCTGGAATCGTCCAGGTCACAGAGTTCACGGAGTTTACGGTCAGCGAGAAGCCAGTTAAAGAAGTTGCCAAGACAGCTGCCCTTGGGGTTACCTACGAAGACATTGGTGGTCTCAAGGACGTTATTCAGAAGATTAGAGAAATGATTGAGCTCCCGCTTAAGCACCCAGAAATCTTCGAGAAGCTCGGAATTGAGCCACCTAAGGGAGTTTTGCTCTATGGTCCACCAGGAACGGGTAAGACTTTACTTGCAAAGGCTGTGGCAAATGAAGCAAACGCTCATTTCATAGCCATCAACGGTCCAGAGATCATGAGCAAGTACTATGGTGAGAGTGAGGAAAGACTTAGAGAAGTCTTCAAGGAAGCTGAAGAAAACGCTCCAAGTATAATCTTCATTGACGAGATTGACGCAATAGCTCCAAAGAGGAGCGAAGTAACTGGAGAAGTTGAAAAGAGAGTCGTCAGCCAGCTCTTAACCTTGATGGACGGTCTCAAGTCAAGAGGAAAGGTCATCGTTATAGGTGCAACCAACAGACCTGATGCAATTGATCCAGCTCTGAGAAGACCAGGAAGATTCGACAGAGAGATTGAAGTTGGTGTTCCAGACAGACAGGGAAGAAAAGAAATCCTCCAGATTCACACAAGAGGAATGCCAATTGAGCCAGAATTCAGAAAGAGCGACGTTAAGAGAATCTTAGAAGAATTGAGAGGAGACGAGAGATTCAGAGATATCATTGACAGGGCAATAGAGAAAGTCGAGAGAGCCAAGGATGAAAAGGAAATCCAAGACATACTCAAGAGCCTCGATGAGAGGCTTTACGATGAGGTCAAGCACCGCTTAATTGATGCACTGCTGGAAGAGCTCGCAGATAAGACACATGGATTCGTAGGTGCAGACTTAGCAGCACTGGCAAGAGAAGCTGCAATGGCTGCACTGAGGAGATTAATCAAAGAAGGCAAGATTGACTTTGAGGCAGAGCACATTCCAAAAGAAGTCCTCGAGGAGCTTAAAGTAACTAAGAGGGACTTCTACGAGGCATTAAAGATGATTGAACCATCAGCACTCAGAGAAGTACTCCTTGAGATTCCAAATGTAAGATGGGACGACATAGGTGGGCTCGAAGAGGTTAAGGAAGCTTTAAGAGAAGCAGTTGAGTGGCCGCTCAAGTATCCAGAGGCATTTCAAGCATTAGGAATCAACCCACCAAAGGGAATTCTCCTCTATGGACCACCGGGAACTGGTAAGACAATGCTCGCTAAAGCTGTTGCAACAGAGAGCGAGGCTAACTTTATTGGAATCAGAGGTCCAGAAGTTTTAAGCAAATGGGTCGGTGAAAGTGAGAAGAACATCAGAGAGATCTTCAGAAAGGCAAGACAGGCTGCACCAACAGTGATATTCATCGATGAGATTGATGCAATTGCACCAAGAAGAGGAACTGACGTGAACAGAGTTACAGACAGGTTAATCAACCAGCTCCTCACAGAGATGGATGGTATTGAGGAGAACAGTGGTGTTGTTGTTATTGCAGCAACTAACAGACCGGACATCTTAGATCCAGCACTGCTCAGACCGGGAAGATTTGACAGATTAATCTTAGTTCCAGCACCAGACGAAAAAGCAAGGTACGAGATATTCAAAGTCCACACCAGGAAGATGCCTCTAGCTGAGGACGTTGACCTCAAAGAATTAGCCAAGAGGACAGAGGGCTACACAGGTGCAGACATTGCAGCGGTCTGCAGAGAGGCAGCAATGAATGCAATGAGAAGAGCACTCAAGGAAGGAATTATCAAGCCAGGAGTTAAGATGGAAGAAGTCAGACAGAAGGTCAAAGTCACAATGAAGGACTTCGAGGAGGCACTGAAGAAAGTTGGGCCGAGCGTCAGCAAGGAGACGATGGAGTACTACAGGAGAATAGAGGAGCAGTTCAAGAAGATGAGGGGCTGATGCCCCTTTAGATCTTTAACCTTTCCCAGCATTTTTATTTTTGCTGGTTCTGATGGCACTGATATATCCGCTGACAATCCTCGGCTTTCTTGTGCTTAAAAGATATTTGAAGGACTTGCAAAACTCCAAAGATCTTGTGAAAAACATTAACCTAGCAATCGGTCTCATTTCTTAGCATCATTGCCATTGTGGGTTGTTAAGGGATTTCTAGGAGTCTGATTTATAATGGGGTTCATGTAGTTTTCCTCCTTCTTCAGCTGCTCAGCTTGTATTTCATTTACTTAACCTTTAGAGGGCTTTCAGAAAGGCTGAACAGTCAACTTCTAAATACGGGTGGTTTGATGCTAATCCTTGTCATTCCTCTGCATGGTGAGGGTTATTGAAATTGAAGGTGAAGGGGAGTAACGTTTTTAACTCCCCTCTCTCTTTTTTATTAGGTGGACCTAATGCCACTGCTCGTTTTGGTCAGACACGGCGAAAGCCTCTGGAACAAGTTGAACCTTTTTACAGGCTGGGTTGATGTTCCTCTAAGCGAAAAAGGTATTCAAGAAGCATTAAAAGCTGGTGAACTTTTGAAGGATTACAAGTTTGATGTGATTTTTACTTCCGAGCTTGTGAGAGCAATTCAGACGGCAATGCTGATAATGAGTAAAAACAAACATGGAGTTCCAAAGATAGAGCATGAGAGTGGAAAAATGAAAGAATGGGGTATTGTTTACGGAAAGCACGGAAAAAATTACATTCCAGTTTACACGGCATGGCAGCTAAATGAGCGCTATTATGGGAAGCTCCAAGGCTGGAACAAGGACTATGCGAGGAAGGTCTATGGCGATGAGCAAATTCTGCTTTGGGCACGAAGCTACGATATGGCACCTCCGGGAGGGGAGAGCCTAAAGGATACCGCTGAAAGGACAATACCTTACTTAAAAGAAAGAATAATTCCAGAGCTTGAAAAAGGCAGGAATGTTCTGGTCTCAGCCCATGGAAACAGCCTGAGGTCAATTGTGATGCATATTGAGAACCTAACAGAGGAAGAAGTGCTTAGACTCAACATACCCACTGGAGTGCCACTAGTTTATGAATATAAAAACGGAGAGCTAATCAGAAAAGGTTACCTCACAGAAAACGGCTTCATAAATAAGATAATTGACTAAAAAAGAGGGGAGAAGAAGGCAAAAGCGGAGCGTTAAATGAGTTCAATTTCAAAACTCACGGCTCTCACAACTTTAAGCTTCCTTTTTGCAATTTCAACAGCCTTCTCAAAGCTGTTCACGACCACAATTTCCTCCTCAGGGATTGAGTTTGGTCTGTAATACACGATTCTCGCAAGCATGCTCTCACCTTTCTATATCACTTTGAGTGTTATGTTATTGTAGCACTACTTTGATGGACATGTAGAATATTTAAACGTTTTTGTACTAAAATAGACGCTAATAAACAGAAAATTTTAATTGCCATTGATGAAAAGTGGACATTCATGAAGCTGATCATCAAAGGTAAACATTTATTCATGATTTTAGAGGACGCCAAGAAAAGCAGGATTGAGATATGCGGCTTCTTACTCGGGAGACAGGAGGGGCATGATATCATAGTTGAGGAAGTTATTTTCACAAAAAACAAGCTGAATTCTTCGACTGCTTTCGAGATAGATCCCCTTGAGATTGTTAAGGTTCTCGATTATGCAGATGGAAAGGAGTTAGAGGTAGTTGGAATTTTCCACTCTCATCTGGGCAAACCAATTCCTTCAGAGAGGGACATTAGAGGAATGAAGCTCTGGAGAAATGTTTGGCTCATTGTTGACAATAGAGGGAATTATGGGGCTTTTATTTTGAAAAATGGGAGAGTTGAGGAGGTAGAGGTTGAGGTCATTCAATCCTAATCTCAATCTTTCCTTCTTTGTATCCTTTCATCGAGGAAAGCAAGCCCCTTATCGTCTTTTCCACCATCTCCTGCACCCAGTCCTTCATTGGAAGGACTTTTCCGTCAATCTTTACTATCACTTTTGGCTTTGAACTTATGACCTTACAGTCTTTAAGTGTTTTCTCTCCCTTAACGATGAACTTGGCCATTTCATAGCATGTGAATCCACACATATGGCAGTCAATGTTCGGGAGCATGAAGGCTTTTTTCTCGATTAGGTCAGCAAGCTTCTCTGGCTCCTCAAGGGCGTTTATTATTGGTAAGCCGTCAATTTCTCCGCTCTTTTCATTTGCTATGACACCGCTCACTGCTATAGCAAGCCCATCGTTTAGCTCTCTGACTTCTTCTTCGCTCTTAGCGCAGATGATTTTGGGAACGTGCTTTATTGATTTAAAGCCCTCAAGCAACAAAAAGTCAACCTCGGGCATGAGTGAGAGAAAAGCATTTATGCCCTTGGATTTGAACAGAAAAGCATCAGTATCTTGGGCTTTAACGAGGACATAGTCTGCTATCTGCCTAAATCTCTGAGTATCAGTCCCTTCTCTGTCAAACTCAGTATGCATGCTCTTCGCTATTCCAATTTTGTAACCTCTCTCCTTCAAGATTTTGGCAACATTCTCAAGTGCTGTAGTTTTTCCACTCTTCTTATAGCCAACAAAAGCGACAGCCTTCATTTCAATCACCCATGAGCATTATCCAGCTTACATCATCAATTTTGACTAAAAGCTCTTTTCCCTTGTTTCCAACCACATCTGTCACGTTCTCCAGCAGAATTGACTCCTCATCAAAATCCTTGAGGATTCCGATAAATGAGTGCTCGCTGTTAACCGCTAAGGCAATTTTCTTGCCCCTCCACTTCTTGAGAGTTTCATCAAGCAGAGGCTCGCTCATGTTACTCACCTAATCATGCAAAAGTCTATAAGTCTTTATTATCCTTTCCGTTTTGGTGGTTGTATGAGATTCACAACTAAGAATGAAGCTCTTAAAGCAACATTCATTAGCGAATTAAGGGCTAATGGAATAAAGTTTGAAGTTAAAGAAAGGCTCGGTTATGAGACATTTATCGGCTACATGATTGATGGGACACTTGAGGAGATTAGAGCACAGATTGAGACATTGAGCGGTGAAGAAAAGGAGGTCATTTTAAGAGGATTCCAGTCGTTTAAAGAGCAGCTCAATCATGCTCTTGAACACTTGAAGGAAGGCGACACCTTCGAACATCTGCTGAGTGAAGGCTACTGGATGGGGGATATAATAGACCAGCTCATGAGGAATTCCGCTTTGGACATCAAGGAAAACAAGGTAAAGCTGAAAGACGGCGTTGACGTTACAAAGCTAAAATTTCAATTCCGCTTTCCCTATGACTTGGCGAAGCAACTTGATGTTGTGGAAAAGATTGCAAAGCAGTTTGCTTTCATCGATTTAGTCTCGGAGTGGGAGATTGAGATAAAGGAACTTGAAATCGAAAAAATAAACAGAGCGATGCAGATTGCCTCCAAGTATTTCCCTGAAAATGATGTTATGAATGTTTACTTCGCTTTAATAGGGAAAGCCATATTGACTAATGAAATTCTGAAAGCTCTTGGAAATGAAAAGATACCTTTAAATGCTCTTATTGAGGGCTTTTTGAAAGCATTTCCTCTTGAAATCTCAACAGAAAAGGGAATAATGGTAATAAATGCAACGGAGAAGTCTATTTACGGCATTCTGAGGGAACTTGAGAAGAGTGGATATATTGATATAAAAGGGAACAAGGTCAAGAAGCTTAGGGATTTGTAAAAAAGCTTTTATCCTTTTATTCCTAATTTTTATGGTGTTGACTGTGCAACATATAAGAGTAATTGCTGGAATCTTTCTATTACTTTTTATGATCCCTTTTGTATCGGCTGACGGAGCGTGGTTTGTGAAAAGGATTCAAGGTGAGATTGAATATTGGAAGCTTCTGGAGGAGAGCGAGCAACTTGGGGCAATCTTCTACTCCAATGGCGTCGAGGAGCTTTATCTTGCTGTCAAGCTTTCTGACTACAATGGAACTCTTTTCTGGATATTTCCAGTCCCAGCTCAGCCTGATAAAGTGAATATAAGCATTTCTTATGATTTTCCTCAGTTCGGAGGAATGCTGTATGATGAATATCTTAGATCAAGGCTCAGTGAAGAATTTAGCAATGTCATGCTCACCCAGATTTATCCTCTCTTTGGAATCCTTGGTGGAATAGCCTCGAGGAGTACAATGAGCGTTCAGATTTATCAAGTTGTTGAGAAGCACGGTGTCCACATAGAAGTTCTTTCCGCTAGAGACTCTGAGTCGTTGCTGAGCTATCTCAAAAGTTTGAACTTCGCGTTTCCCGAAAGCTCAAAGGAAGCTTTCGACTATTACATCGGCAGGGATTACTCCTTCGTGCTTTATTACATCTCAAACATTACCCCTGCAAGAACTGAATACGGTACGCTATTCTCTGTAAAAACAACTTTTCCAGCAGAGAATCTCTACTTCCCTCTGAAACTGACGAGCGTTTATGGTGAGCAGAGCATTCCTATAACAGTTTATGTCTCTGGATTTGTAACTCCTAAAGTTTACAGCGGTTTAAATGCAAGCATAAATTATTTCGTTGAGGACTCTGGAAGGGAATACACGAGAGTTGAGATAAATACCAAAGCCGAAAACCTTAAAGATGACCTCTGGATTCTGCCGGAAGAGCCGGAATTTATAAAGCGCGCGAAAACTATAGGTAGACTGATAAAGCCTTTGGGTATGTTGATTTTTCTTCTTCTACCCTTGCTTTCAAGCTTAATAGCCGGTAGACTTCTCTTTGGAAACTGGAAAAAGGAATATCTTTTGCTTGGAGCTTTCAACTATCTCACACTCATGGGCTTCCTTATAGGGAGCTACATCATTCTGAAAAAGAGTGAAAAGCTCGATAAATATCTGCTCGCTCCGCTGTTTCTATTTGGTTTATTTGTCTCTTGGTTTGGATTTATGCATTTTCTCTCGTT is a genomic window containing:
- a CDS encoding Hsp20/alpha crystallin family protein, with the protein product MVRRVRRWDIWDPFDIMREIQEEIDSIFNEFFRGPRLWSYRRWGEPEYFEERIEGVWREPFVDIFDNGDEFIITAELPGVRKEDIKVRVTDDTVYIEAQVRREKELEREGAIRIERYYSGYRRVIRLPEEVIPEKAKAKYNNGVLEIRIPKKHPIKKEGEGFEVKVE
- a CDS encoding CDC48 family AAA ATPase; translation: MADKKEIKLKVASAYQRDVGRGIVRIDRKAMRTIGVQPGDIVEIIGTKNTAAVVWPAYPEDEGLDIIRMDGTIRKNAGVGLGDEVTVRKAEVKEAKKVVLAPTEPIRFGADFVDWLHSRLIGRPVVRGDYIKIGVLGQELTFVVTATTPAGIVQVTEFTEFTVSEKPVKEVAKTAALGVTYEDIGGLKDVIQKIREMIELPLKHPEIFEKLGIEPPKGVLLYGPPGTGKTLLAKAVANEANAHFIAINGPEIMSKYYGESEERLREVFKEAEENAPSIIFIDEIDAIAPKRSEVTGEVEKRVVSQLLTLMDGLKSRGKVIVIGATNRPDAIDPALRRPGRFDREIEVGVPDRQGRKEILQIHTRGMPIEPEFRKSDVKRILEELRGDERFRDIIDRAIEKVERAKDEKEIQDILKSLDERLYDEVKHRLIDALLEELADKTHGFVGADLAALAREAAMAALRRLIKEGKIDFEAEHIPKEVLEELKVTKRDFYEALKMIEPSALREVLLEIPNVRWDDIGGLEEVKEALREAVEWPLKYPEAFQALGINPPKGILLYGPPGTGKTMLAKAVATESEANFIGIRGPEVLSKWVGESEKNIREIFRKARQAAPTVIFIDEIDAIAPRRGTDVNRVTDRLINQLLTEMDGIEENSGVVVIAATNRPDILDPALLRPGRFDRLILVPAPDEKARYEIFKVHTRKMPLAEDVDLKELAKRTEGYTGADIAAVCREAAMNAMRRALKEGIIKPGVKMEEVRQKVKVTMKDFEEALKKVGPSVSKETMEYYRRIEEQFKKMRG
- a CDS encoding 2,3-bisphosphoglycerate-dependent phosphoglycerate mutase; its protein translation is MPLLVLVRHGESLWNKLNLFTGWVDVPLSEKGIQEALKAGELLKDYKFDVIFTSELVRAIQTAMLIMSKNKHGVPKIEHESGKMKEWGIVYGKHGKNYIPVYTAWQLNERYYGKLQGWNKDYARKVYGDEQILLWARSYDMAPPGGESLKDTAERTIPYLKERIIPELEKGRNVLVSAHGNSLRSIVMHIENLTEEEVLRLNIPTGVPLVYEYKNGELIRKGYLTENGFINKIID
- a CDS encoding M67 family metallopeptidase gives rise to the protein MKLIIKGKHLFMILEDAKKSRIEICGFLLGRQEGHDIIVEEVIFTKNKLNSSTAFEIDPLEIVKVLDYADGKELEVVGIFHSHLGKPIPSERDIRGMKLWRNVWLIVDNRGNYGAFILKNGRVEEVEVEVIQS
- the mobB gene encoding molybdopterin-guanine dinucleotide biosynthesis protein B, which translates into the protein MKAVAFVGYKKSGKTTALENVAKILKERGYKIGIAKSMHTEFDREGTDTQRFRQIADYVLVKAQDTDAFLFKSKGINAFLSLMPEVDFLLLEGFKSIKHVPKIICAKSEEEVRELNDGLAIAVSGVIANEKSGEIDGLPIINALEEPEKLADLIEKKAFMLPNIDCHMCGFTCYEMAKFIVKGEKTLKDCKVISSKPKVIVKIDGKVLPMKDWVQEMVEKTIRGLLSSMKGYKEGKIEIRIE
- a CDS encoding LSm family protein, whose protein sequence is MSEPLLDETLKKWRGKKIALAVNSEHSFIGILKDFDEESILLENVTDVVGNKGKELLVKIDDVSWIMLMGD
- a CDS encoding DUF2330 domain-containing protein; this encodes MQHIRVIAGIFLLLFMIPFVSADGAWFVKRIQGEIEYWKLLEESEQLGAIFYSNGVEELYLAVKLSDYNGTLFWIFPVPAQPDKVNISISYDFPQFGGMLYDEYLRSRLSEEFSNVMLTQIYPLFGILGGIASRSTMSVQIYQVVEKHGVHIEVLSARDSESLLSYLKSLNFAFPESSKEAFDYYIGRDYSFVLYYISNITPARTEYGTLFSVKTTFPAENLYFPLKLTSVYGEQSIPITVYVSGFVTPKVYSGLNASINYFVEDSGREYTRVEINTKAENLKDDLWILPEEPEFIKRAKTIGRLIKPLGMLIFLLLPLLSSLIAGRLLFGNWKKEYLLLGAFNYLTLMGFLIGSYIILKKSEKLDKYLLAPLFLFGLFVSWFGFMHFLSFVLFFPLLITFAIILHNDVEIGAFGIVFSALFLSFLTFIELILEAMMTL